In Verrucomicrobiia bacterium, a genomic segment contains:
- the trpA gene encoding tryptophan synthase subunit alpha has translation MNRIEARFASLRESGKKGFVAYIGSGDPHLEATRQLAIAFDQAGVDVLELGVPFSDPLADGIVNQMAAQRGLESGTTPAKLLTTIAAIRKESQIPIVLYVYYNLLHKRGLKQFIDDCAQAGVDGLLVLDLPPEESDNYEQLMSAAGLNNIYLIAPTTPESRMEIIAKRAKGFIYYISREGVTGMQETVADNIASMTAKIRKYTKLPIAVGFGISTPDQARLVASNAEAIVVGSAIVNQIAQNGKEVNLAPKVAGFVKTLVDAIK, from the coding sequence ATGAATCGGATTGAAGCACGCTTCGCCAGTTTGCGCGAGAGCGGTAAAAAAGGTTTTGTCGCATACATCGGCTCAGGCGATCCTCATCTGGAGGCCACCCGCCAGCTCGCCATCGCTTTTGACCAGGCGGGCGTGGATGTCTTGGAACTCGGCGTTCCTTTCAGCGACCCCTTGGCCGATGGCATCGTGAACCAGATGGCCGCCCAGCGCGGCCTCGAATCCGGCACCACTCCTGCGAAGCTTCTCACGACCATCGCCGCGATCCGCAAAGAATCGCAAATCCCCATCGTCCTCTACGTCTATTACAACCTGCTCCACAAACGCGGCTTGAAACAGTTCATCGATGACTGCGCGCAAGCTGGGGTAGACGGCCTGCTCGTTCTCGATCTCCCGCCTGAGGAGTCTGACAACTACGAGCAACTCATGTCTGCCGCGGGCTTGAACAACATTTACCTCATCGCACCCACCACGCCTGAGAGCCGTATGGAGATCATCGCCAAGCGCGCGAAAGGCTTCATCTATTACATCTCACGCGAAGGCGTCACCGGCATGCAAGAGACCGTGGCGGATAACATCGCCAGCATGACGGCGAAGATCCGTAAATACACGAAACTCCCTATTGCCGTCGGTTTCGGCATCTCCACCCCCGATCAGGCGCGCCTCGTGGCCAGCAATGCGGAAGCCATCGTTGTGGGAAGCGCCATCGTGAACCAGATTGCACAAAACGGAAAAGAGGTGAACCTTGCGCCGAAAGTTGCCGGGTTCGTGAAGACCTTGGTAGATGCGATCAAATAA